From the Desulfovibrio sp. Huiquan2017 genome, one window contains:
- the cbiQ gene encoding cobalt ECF transporter T component CbiQ: MAALTEPFASGDSFLHHMDPRIRLLASLVLTVPVAVLPALRPAWLALVGGLVLMKMARLNPLLVLRRLVVVNFFIAFLWIFLPFTVPGEPIFDLGPLHATIQGLDRALLITIKSNAIVISLMALLGTISVQNLGPALQQLGIPDKLCHILLFTHRYIFSIHQEYTTMRQAMRARGFKPRTDTHTYRTFAWLVGMLLVKSWDRAERVHGAMLCRGFRGRFYSLTAFETRPADYLFLTACIALSAGLIYMGFIQGGL; this comes from the coding sequence GTGGCCGCGCTGACCGAGCCTTTCGCCTCGGGCGATTCCTTTCTGCACCACATGGACCCGCGCATCCGCCTGTTGGCTTCGCTGGTCCTGACCGTGCCAGTGGCCGTACTGCCCGCGCTCAGGCCCGCCTGGCTGGCCCTGGTCGGCGGGCTCGTCCTGATGAAGATGGCCCGGCTCAACCCCCTGCTGGTGCTCCGGCGCCTCGTGGTGGTCAACTTTTTCATCGCCTTTTTATGGATTTTCCTGCCCTTCACCGTGCCCGGCGAACCGATCTTCGATCTCGGCCCGTTGCACGCCACGATCCAAGGCCTGGACCGCGCCCTGCTCATCACGATCAAGTCTAACGCCATCGTGATCAGCCTCATGGCCCTGCTCGGGACCATCTCGGTACAAAACCTGGGCCCGGCCCTGCAACAGCTCGGCATTCCCGACAAGCTCTGCCACATCCTGCTCTTCACCCACCGCTACATCTTTTCCATCCACCAGGAGTACACCACCATGCGCCAGGCCATGCGGGCGCGCGGGTTCAAGCCGCGCACGGACACGCATACCTATCGGACCTTCGCCTGGCTGGTGGGCATGCTCCTGGTTAAAAGCTGGGATCGTGCGGAACGGGTTCACGGGGCCATGCTCTGCCGGGGATTTCGCGGGCGCTTTTATAGTCTGACGGCCTTCGAAACCCGGCCCGCCGACTATCTGTTTCTCACGGCCTGCATCGCGCTCAGCGCCGGACTGATTTACATGGGCTTCATCCAAGGGGGGCTGTAG
- a CDS encoding ABC transporter ATP-binding protein: MSHAVIELKDVSYAFPGREETLKGLTFHLHAGEQLGLFGPNGAGKSTMLHVLMGLLTPDKGEVRLFDIPMTDGKEFEAARLRIGFLFQHSDDQLFCPTVLDDVAFGPLNQGLSREEAAERAREALQTVGLSGFEDRVPHRLSGGEKKLVALATILSMRPEVLVLDEPTTGLSPEAKDRLVDILKGLDMARLVVSHDPDFLAATTGRLLAMRDGRIKAGELKPHSHVHVHEEGDMPHQH, from the coding sequence GTGAGCCACGCCGTCATCGAACTGAAGGACGTCAGCTATGCTTTTCCCGGCCGCGAGGAGACACTCAAGGGACTGACCTTCCACCTGCACGCGGGCGAGCAACTCGGCCTGTTCGGGCCCAACGGCGCGGGCAAGTCCACTATGCTGCACGTGCTCATGGGACTGCTTACCCCGGACAAAGGCGAGGTCAGGCTGTTCGACATCCCCATGACCGACGGCAAAGAATTCGAGGCCGCCCGGCTGCGGATCGGATTCCTGTTCCAGCACTCGGACGACCAGCTCTTCTGCCCGACGGTCCTCGACGACGTGGCCTTCGGGCCGCTGAACCAGGGGCTGAGCCGCGAAGAGGCCGCCGAACGCGCCCGCGAGGCGCTGCAAACCGTGGGACTGTCCGGATTCGAGGACCGTGTGCCGCACCGCTTGTCCGGCGGCGAAAAGAAGTTGGTCGCTTTGGCCACCATCCTGTCCATGCGCCCCGAGGTCCTGGTCCTGGACGAGCCGACCACCGGTCTCTCACCCGAGGCCAAGGACCGGCTCGTGGACATCCTCAAAGGGCTCGACATGGCCCGGTTGGTGGTCTCCCACGACCCGGACTTCCTGGCCGCGACCACCGGGCGCCTGCTGGCCATGCGCGACGGCCGCATCAAGGCGGGCGAACTCAAACCGCACAGCCACGTCCATGTGCACGAGGAAGGGGATATGCCGCACCAACACTGA
- a CDS encoding response regulator yields MRILVVDDSSTMRRIIKNDLKELGFRNVITADDGASAWEIIQRDRIDLILSDHKMPGMTGEELLGLVRNHPEYKCLPFIMITAEAFRENVLNAIKLGVSNYVVKPFSSRQLGEKIEKVCGAVC; encoded by the coding sequence ATGCGGATTTTGGTGGTGGACGATTCCAGTACCATGCGGCGAATCATAAAGAACGACTTGAAGGAATTGGGTTTCCGGAACGTGATCACGGCCGATGACGGTGCTTCCGCCTGGGAAATCATCCAGCGGGACCGCATTGATCTGATCCTTTCGGACCACAAGATGCCCGGCATGACCGGGGAGGAACTGCTCGGCCTGGTTCGCAACCATCCCGAGTACAAGTGCCTGCCGTTCATCATGATCACGGCGGAGGCATTCCGCGAGAACGTTCTGAATGCTATCAAGCTCGGGGTTTCCAACTATGTGGTCAAGCCCTTCAGCTCCAGGCAGTTGGGGGAAAAGATCGAGAAGGTCTGCGGCGCGGTCTGCTGA
- a CDS encoding MATE family efflux transporter, translated as MPNNDLTAQMSHSPTRTIWKLAWPQLIMTMFHVLIGMTDVWVAGYISREVQASLGIITQSLFFLLVVAMAVANGAVAAISQSIGAGLEKRAMRYVGLCLILAALLGAVFLILGLPFKDLLLSALQIPESMRPVTRYFLTVFLLLLPPYYMLLITNAIFRARKQVFYPLYCMIIVTALNTVLDLGLGLGWFGLPEVGYSGLAWATFSSVTCGAIFNLAILGKQGQLCPACFAPWRWMKRATPYLFKVAWPSGLMQVVWQSGYLVLYAITASLPGGAVNALAGMSIGLRIESLLFMPAMAFNMTASILIGHYLGAREPLEAKRFGFRILALGLVSISLFALVVWQFINPWVNLLTRDAAVAAQAVSYLKWNMLAIPFTLTSLIVAGAFNGAGATLYNMLIMGGAVWGLRLPLAYVLGHEVMNGAEGIWIAMFCSQIIQSSTLLYFFNFKNWQRFAMIRHRNGQKG; from the coding sequence ATGCCGAACAACGACCTGACCGCGCAGATGTCGCATTCTCCCACCCGGACCATCTGGAAACTGGCCTGGCCCCAGTTGATCATGACCATGTTCCACGTGCTCATCGGCATGACGGACGTTTGGGTCGCGGGGTATATATCCCGCGAAGTCCAGGCCTCGCTGGGCATCATCACCCAGTCCCTGTTCTTCCTGCTGGTGGTGGCCATGGCCGTGGCCAACGGCGCGGTGGCGGCCATCAGCCAATCCATCGGGGCCGGGCTTGAAAAACGGGCCATGCGCTACGTGGGCTTGTGCCTCATCCTGGCCGCCCTGCTCGGGGCCGTATTCCTAATCCTGGGGCTGCCGTTCAAGGATCTGCTCCTCTCCGCCCTGCAGATCCCGGAGTCCATGCGCCCGGTGACCCGGTATTTTCTGACGGTCTTCCTGCTCCTGCTGCCGCCCTACTACATGCTGCTCATCACCAACGCCATCTTCCGGGCGCGCAAGCAGGTCTTCTACCCGCTCTACTGCATGATCATCGTCACGGCGCTCAATACCGTGCTGGACCTGGGCCTGGGCCTGGGCTGGTTCGGACTGCCGGAAGTCGGTTATTCGGGGCTGGCTTGGGCCACTTTCAGTTCGGTCACCTGCGGCGCGATCTTCAATCTGGCCATCCTGGGCAAACAGGGCCAGTTGTGCCCGGCCTGCTTCGCCCCCTGGCGCTGGATGAAGCGGGCCACGCCTTACCTGTTCAAGGTAGCCTGGCCCTCGGGACTGATGCAGGTCGTCTGGCAATCCGGCTACCTGGTGCTCTACGCCATCACCGCAAGTCTGCCCGGCGGCGCGGTCAACGCCCTGGCCGGCATGTCCATCGGGCTGCGTATCGAATCCCTGCTGTTCATGCCCGCCATGGCCTTCAACATGACCGCGAGCATCCTCATCGGCCACTATCTCGGCGCGCGCGAACCCCTGGAGGCCAAACGGTTCGGCTTCCGCATCCTGGCCCTCGGGCTGGTGTCCATCTCACTTTTCGCCCTGGTGGTCTGGCAATTCATCAACCCATGGGTGAACCTGCTCACCAGGGACGCGGCCGTGGCCGCCCAGGCGGTCAGCTACCTTAAGTGGAACATGCTGGCCATCCCCTTCACCCTGACCAGCTTGATTGTGGCCGGGGCCTTCAACGGGGCGGGGGCCACCCTGTACAACATGCTCATCATGGGCGGGGCCGTCTGGGGCCTTCGTCTGCCCCTGGCCTACGTCCTGGGGCACGAGGTCATGAACGGGGCCGAGGGCATCTGGATCGCCATGTTCTGTTCACAGATCATCCAGTCGTCCACCCTGCTCTATTTCTTCAACTTCAAGAACTGGCAACGTTTCGCCATGATCCGGCATCGAAACGGCCAAAAAGGATAA
- a CDS encoding phosphatidylglycerol lysyltransferase domain-containing protein: MTLEFEPISLDRQDEYHEALSGCPQLLTSDFSFANIFGWADHYGLEWAFHKGLCFIRQTLPEPICWAPVGAWENYDWADCRAMPEGKKFVRVPEALTRLWSVAYGNKMTITESREHWDYVYSVEELIALKGKAFHKKKNLLNQFKKSYLYTYESMAPECVEEVLEMQDEWFKWYEENNPSEALKAENHAITRVLQHIDQIKGLMGATIRVDGKVIAYTVAEPLCEDSLVIHFEKGDIRYKGVYQAINQMFLENDAAEFSKVNREQDLGDPGLRKAKMSYNPSFFLKKFEAELL; this comes from the coding sequence ATGACCTTAGAGTTCGAACCCATTTCACTGGACCGACAGGACGAATACCACGAAGCCCTGTCCGGATGTCCGCAGCTGCTGACCAGCGATTTCTCCTTTGCCAACATCTTCGGGTGGGCCGATCACTATGGCCTGGAATGGGCCTTCCATAAGGGACTTTGCTTCATCCGACAGACCCTGCCGGAACCGATCTGTTGGGCCCCCGTGGGAGCGTGGGAGAACTATGACTGGGCGGACTGCCGGGCCATGCCCGAAGGCAAAAAGTTCGTCCGCGTGCCCGAAGCCCTGACCCGGCTGTGGTCCGTCGCCTACGGCAACAAGATGACCATCACCGAAAGCCGTGAGCATTGGGACTACGTCTACTCGGTGGAGGAACTCATCGCCCTCAAGGGCAAGGCCTTCCACAAGAAGAAGAACCTGCTCAACCAGTTCAAGAAAAGTTATCTGTACACCTACGAGTCCATGGCTCCCGAATGCGTGGAGGAAGTCCTGGAGATGCAGGACGAATGGTTCAAGTGGTACGAGGAAAACAATCCGTCCGAAGCGCTCAAGGCCGAGAACCACGCCATCACCCGCGTGCTCCAGCACATCGACCAGATCAAGGGGTTGATGGGCGCGACCATCCGGGTGGACGGCAAGGTCATCGCCTACACCGTGGCCGAGCCGCTGTGCGAGGATTCCCTGGTCATCCATTTCGAAAAGGGCGACATCCGCTACAAGGGCGTGTACCAGGCCATCAACCAGATGTTCCTGGAAAACGACGCCGCCGAATTCTCCAAGGTCAACCGCGAACAGGACCTGGGCGACCCCGGCCTGCGCAAGGCGAAAATGTCGTACAACCCGTCTTTCTTCCTCAAGAAATTCGAGGCGGAACTGCTCTAG
- a CDS encoding alkaline phosphatase family protein — MSLFLPSEPRARLVVLGLDGLPLDLARTLGASLPNLRRLVGDAATVKAELPELSPVNWTSFATGEGPERHGIFGFSHLDPETYELRVNQASDVTCPTIFDRMGEHGLVSRIVNLPNTYPARPLRGMLVAGFVAPDLNGAVYPPFLAAKLHDANYRLEADTTRGRGDLSHLRNELRATLRSRLTALDMLWPDLGWDLFVHVFTETDRLFHFFMDAVVHTEHPEHFECMRFLADWDQALGQFLTRYDALPGPKRLLVLADHGFTELRTEVCLNTWLMETGLLSLSGPPRDEWDASRITPESKAFALDPGRIYLHERGRFARGRVEPAEREGLLKRIADGLMALEYGGMPVLAAVHRGTEIYPMATSDQCPDLVCEAHPGLDLKAKFDRRNIFGLHGRTGTHTVDGAIFADTGGARPERMRDVGRIILQHFDIAE; from the coding sequence ATGTCTTTGTTCCTGCCATCCGAGCCGCGCGCCCGGCTGGTCGTCCTCGGTTTGGACGGCCTGCCGCTGGACCTTGCCCGAACCTTGGGCGCATCCCTGCCCAACCTGCGTCGGCTGGTTGGGGACGCGGCCACGGTCAAGGCCGAGTTGCCCGAACTCTCCCCGGTGAACTGGACCAGCTTCGCCACCGGGGAGGGGCCGGAGCGACACGGCATCTTCGGCTTCTCGCACCTCGACCCGGAGACCTACGAGCTGCGCGTCAACCAGGCCTCGGACGTGACCTGCCCGACGATCTTCGACCGGATGGGCGAACACGGCCTGGTCTCGCGAATCGTCAACCTGCCCAATACCTATCCGGCCCGGCCCTTGCGGGGCATGCTCGTGGCCGGGTTCGTGGCCCCGGACCTGAACGGCGCGGTCTACCCGCCATTCCTGGCCGCCAAGCTCCATGACGCGAACTACCGGCTCGAAGCAGACACCACCCGGGGGCGCGGCGACCTGTCCCATCTGCGGAACGAATTGCGCGCTACGCTCCGATCCCGGCTCACCGCCCTGGACATGCTCTGGCCGGATCTGGGCTGGGACCTGTTCGTGCACGTCTTCACCGAGACGGACCGGCTCTTCCATTTTTTCATGGACGCGGTGGTCCACACCGAACACCCGGAACACTTCGAGTGCATGCGCTTCCTGGCCGATTGGGACCAGGCCCTCGGACAATTCCTGACCCGCTATGACGCCCTCCCCGGCCCCAAGCGGCTCCTGGTCCTGGCCGATCACGGATTCACGGAACTGCGCACCGAGGTTTGCCTGAACACCTGGCTCATGGAAACCGGACTCCTGTCCCTGTCCGGCCCGCCCCGCGACGAATGGGACGCCTCGCGGATCACCCCTGAATCCAAGGCGTTCGCCCTGGACCCCGGGCGCATCTACCTGCACGAACGCGGCCGGTTCGCGCGCGGCCGAGTGGAACCGGCAGAACGCGAAGGACTGCTAAAACGCATCGCCGACGGGCTCATGGCCCTCGAATACGGCGGAATGCCGGTCCTTGCGGCCGTGCATCGAGGAACCGAGATCTATCCGATGGCGACTTCGGACCAATGCCCGGATCTCGTCTGCGAGGCGCACCCCGGCCTGGACCTCAAGGCCAAATTTGATCGTCGGAATATTTTTGGTTTGCATGGACGCACCGGGACACATACGGTGGACGGAGCCATTTTCGCCGACACCGGCGGCGCGCGGCCCGAACGTATGCGGGACGTCGGGCGTATCATCCTGCAACACTTCGACATCGCGGAATAA
- a CDS encoding ATP-dependent helicase, translated as MTIDFEHELNEAQREAVTTTEGPVLVIAGAGSGKTRTIVYRLAHLVNQGVDPAQILLLTFTRKAAQEMLARAESILGRPLHGTSGGTFHSFAYATLRRNATDIGFNGGFTLMDRADSENICKEVRDVLKLGKGDRSYPKKATLLDMITKSRNKELTIEAVMEREAYHLSPYLEDIQRIADGYAQFKREHALVDYDDLLFHLDALLAGNEPLRNQLQARYRYIMVDEYQDTNLVQARIVRHLAGTKGNVMAVGDDAQSIYAFRGANVANILEFPKIFEGTKIIRLEKNYRSVQPILDLTNEILKGATTKFDKHLYSDLKSDRLPLVIHSLSDQTQARLVVDQILELGRKYMLHDVAVLFRAGYQSFPLEVALTRIGIDYQKFGGIRFHEAAHVKDVLAYIRLVLNPHDLLAWQRAMEHIKGVGPKTVAKIYQAMHSGLDADKKYLVKMLKKHEQLKELLTELDRLRAGEKRPPAVLEAVLAFYQPILIEKYPDDYPKRQAGLEQLSQIAAGYKDMDQFIGDLSLDGDPDDEKRKENAVVLSTVHSAKGLEWAAVIIIDLVEDRFPSRKAMQRAEDLEEERRLMYVACTRAKEDLRLFVPGSVYNRASGLSDPTLPSPFVQELPDTVFERQNESYGGGLETRRRTVRTPDPVLAEGGPDVSEPKRLKVDPSKLGFCKHKIFGKGKLVAQLESNKYRVNFPGFGLKVIIGDYLEFL; from the coding sequence ATGACCATCGACTTCGAACACGAACTGAACGAGGCCCAGCGCGAGGCCGTGACCACCACCGAAGGACCGGTACTGGTCATCGCCGGGGCCGGATCGGGCAAGACCCGAACCATCGTCTACCGGCTGGCCCACTTGGTGAACCAGGGCGTAGACCCGGCCCAGATCCTGCTCCTGACCTTCACCCGCAAGGCCGCCCAGGAGATGCTTGCCCGGGCCGAGTCCATTCTCGGCCGCCCGCTGCACGGCACATCGGGGGGCACGTTCCACTCGTTCGCCTACGCCACGCTGCGGCGCAACGCGACGGACATAGGCTTCAACGGCGGCTTCACCCTCATGGACCGGGCCGACAGCGAGAACATATGCAAGGAGGTCCGGGACGTCCTCAAGCTCGGCAAGGGGGACCGCTCCTATCCCAAGAAGGCCACCCTGCTAGACATGATCACCAAGTCCCGAAACAAGGAACTGACCATCGAGGCGGTCATGGAGCGCGAGGCCTACCACCTGAGCCCCTACCTTGAAGACATCCAGCGGATCGCCGACGGCTATGCCCAATTCAAGCGCGAACACGCCCTGGTGGATTACGACGACCTGCTCTTTCACCTCGACGCCCTACTGGCCGGAAACGAGCCCCTGCGCAACCAGTTACAGGCCCGCTACCGCTACATCATGGTCGATGAGTACCAGGATACCAACCTAGTCCAGGCGCGCATCGTCCGGCACCTGGCCGGGACCAAGGGCAACGTCATGGCCGTGGGCGACGACGCCCAGTCCATCTACGCATTCCGCGGGGCAAACGTAGCCAACATACTGGAATTTCCAAAGATATTTGAAGGCACGAAGATTATCCGGCTGGAGAAGAACTACCGTTCGGTGCAGCCCATCCTCGACCTGACCAACGAGATCCTGAAAGGGGCCACCACCAAGTTCGACAAGCATCTCTACTCGGACCTCAAGAGCGACCGCCTGCCTCTGGTCATCCATTCCCTGAGCGACCAGACCCAGGCCAGGCTGGTGGTGGACCAGATTCTCGAACTGGGCCGCAAGTACATGCTCCACGACGTGGCCGTGCTCTTCCGCGCCGGCTACCAGTCCTTCCCGCTGGAAGTGGCCCTGACGCGCATCGGCATCGACTACCAGAAATTCGGCGGCATCCGCTTCCATGAGGCCGCCCACGTCAAGGACGTGCTCGCGTACATCCGGCTGGTCCTCAACCCCCACGACCTGCTCGCCTGGCAGCGGGCCATGGAGCACATCAAGGGCGTGGGGCCCAAGACCGTGGCCAAGATCTACCAGGCCATGCACTCGGGCCTGGACGCCGACAAGAAGTACCTGGTCAAAATGCTCAAGAAGCACGAACAGCTCAAGGAGCTGCTGACCGAACTGGACCGGCTGCGCGCTGGCGAGAAACGCCCGCCCGCCGTGCTGGAAGCCGTGCTCGCCTTTTACCAGCCCATCCTCATCGAAAAATACCCGGACGATTACCCCAAGCGCCAGGCCGGGCTGGAACAGCTCAGCCAGATCGCGGCGGGCTACAAAGACATGGACCAATTCATCGGCGACCTCTCCCTGGACGGCGACCCGGACGACGAGAAGCGCAAGGAGAACGCGGTGGTCCTGTCCACGGTCCACTCGGCCAAGGGCTTGGAATGGGCGGCGGTGATCATCATCGATCTGGTGGAAGACCGCTTCCCGTCACGCAAGGCTATGCAGCGGGCCGAAGATCTGGAGGAGGAACGCCGCCTCATGTACGTGGCCTGCACCCGGGCCAAGGAGGATCTCAGGCTCTTCGTGCCAGGCTCGGTCTACAACCGGGCCAGCGGCCTGTCCGACCCCACCTTGCCCAGCCCCTTTGTCCAGGAGCTGCCGGACACGGTCTTCGAGCGGCAGAACGAGTCCTACGGCGGCGGCCTGGAAACCCGGCGGCGGACCGTCCGCACCCCCGATCCGGTCCTGGCCGAAGGCGGGCCCGACGTCTCCGAACCCAAGCGGCTCAAAGTCGATCCGTCCAAGCTCGGCTTCTGCAAGCACAAGATTTTCGGCAAGGGCAAACTCGTCGCCCAACTGGAATCAAACAAGTACAGAGTCAACTTCCCCGGCTTCGGCCTCAAGGTCATCATCGGGGACTACCTGGAATTCCTCTGA
- the thiL gene encoding thiamine-phosphate kinase: MRSEAHFLERIDHYFPRDHEFLALGRGDDCAVLRGGTDYCVTSDLFLEGEHFRRDYFSAADIGYKALAVNVSDLAAMGAKPVAFTMDLMAPTNLPDDFWEEFLKSMAGLARQFDMVLAGGDLSRCDRLGVSISAFGAPGATGFLRRGNCAPGDILFTVGDFGLARAGLMALEAEGIKAREVLPAAVMAHLRPKPKVMIGTLLNAAGVNGLMDLSDGLARDLPRFVGPDLGANLTIDPASLHGDIHAWCEKAGIDPVEFAVLGGEDYALLGAVSPFEAGKARSVPGYVEIGTVTKTPGLVVNGTPFNNPGFDHFSQ, translated from the coding sequence ATGCGAAGCGAAGCACACTTTCTGGAACGGATCGACCACTACTTTCCGCGCGACCACGAGTTCCTGGCCCTGGGCCGGGGCGACGACTGCGCCGTACTCCGGGGCGGCACCGACTACTGCGTGACCTCGGACCTTTTTCTCGAAGGCGAGCACTTTCGCCGCGATTATTTCTCGGCGGCCGACATCGGCTACAAGGCTTTGGCCGTAAACGTCAGCGATCTTGCGGCCATGGGGGCCAAACCTGTGGCCTTTACCATGGACCTGATGGCCCCGACCAACCTGCCGGACGACTTCTGGGAGGAATTTCTCAAGTCCATGGCCGGACTGGCCCGGCAATTCGACATGGTCCTGGCGGGCGGCGACCTGAGCCGCTGCGACCGCCTGGGCGTGTCCATCTCCGCCTTCGGCGCGCCTGGAGCCACCGGATTTCTCAGGCGCGGCAACTGCGCCCCCGGCGACATCCTGTTCACCGTGGGCGACTTCGGGTTGGCCCGGGCCGGACTCATGGCCCTGGAAGCCGAAGGGATCAAGGCCCGCGAGGTCCTGCCCGCGGCGGTCATGGCCCATCTGCGGCCCAAGCCCAAGGTCATGATCGGCACCCTGCTCAACGCCGCCGGGGTCAATGGACTCATGGACCTGTCCGACGGTCTGGCCCGCGACCTGCCCCGCTTCGTCGGCCCCGATCTCGGCGCGAACCTGACCATCGACCCTGCGAGCCTGCACGGCGACATCCACGCCTGGTGCGAAAAGGCCGGGATCGACCCGGTGGAGTTCGCGGTGCTTGGCGGCGAAGACTACGCCCTGCTCGGCGCGGTCTCGCCTTTCGAAGCGGGCAAAGCCCGATCCGTGCCCGGCTACGTGGAAATCGGCACGGTGACCAAGACGCCGGGCCTCGTCGTCAACGGCACCCCCTTCAACAACCCCGGATTCGATCACTTCAGCCAATAA
- the tsaA gene encoding tRNA (N6-threonylcarbamoyladenosine(37)-N6)-methyltransferase TrmO: MDKELVIIGTIRSDIKDLASAPKMEDEAGAVRARVVMDPAYAEGLDGLKPGARLELFTWFHKSDRSVLKVHPRGIKDRPLRGVFSTRSPVRPNPIGLHRVTLVAMEEPLTLVVEPLEAIDGTPVIDIKPKPRGE; the protein is encoded by the coding sequence ATGGACAAGGAACTGGTCATCATCGGCACCATCCGCTCGGACATCAAGGACCTCGCCTCGGCCCCCAAGATGGAGGACGAGGCCGGGGCCGTGCGGGCCCGCGTCGTCATGGACCCGGCCTATGCCGAGGGACTGGACGGGCTGAAGCCCGGCGCACGGCTCGAACTCTTCACCTGGTTCCACAAATCCGACCGGTCCGTGCTCAAAGTCCACCCAAGGGGCATCAAGGACCGCCCCCTGCGTGGCGTGTTCTCCACCCGCTCCCCTGTCAGGCCCAACCCCATCGGCCTGCACCGGGTGACCCTGGTGGCCATGGAAGAGCCCCTGACCCTGGTTGTCGAGCCCCTGGAGGCCATTGACGGCACGCCGGTCATCGACATCAAACCCAAGCCTCGCGGCGAATAG
- a CDS encoding alpha/beta hydrolase, with product MDRFEAVETTGENQVGGWVRTTDGVRLWVEIRGTGHPVLLLHGWTMSSLFWRRQTPLADACQVITMDFRGHGRSQTTPRGHTVSRYASDVREVITALGLTRILLVGWSMGGSVVLEYWRRFGPDRLAGLGLVESGPYPMSPAPWNVHKCHGHNEEAMRVDLAAMQEDRRGFAERFVNAMFLSGQAPAHALRWMVAEQLKSDPASAAAIYEDYARLDATPVLPTVTLPALVVYGRSLHMCYGPSTGRYVAATLPESRFAILDKSGHMPFYEQPEEFNRTVSGFMNTLDA from the coding sequence ATGGACCGGTTCGAAGCCGTGGAAACCACCGGCGAGAACCAAGTGGGCGGATGGGTGCGGACCACCGACGGCGTGCGGCTGTGGGTGGAAATTCGCGGCACGGGGCATCCCGTGCTCCTGCTTCATGGTTGGACCATGAGTTCTCTGTTTTGGCGTCGGCAAACCCCGTTGGCCGACGCCTGCCAGGTAATCACCATGGATTTCCGCGGCCACGGCCGCTCCCAGACCACACCGCGCGGCCACACCGTGTCCCGCTACGCCTCGGATGTGCGCGAGGTCATCACCGCATTGGGCCTGACCCGCATCCTGCTCGTGGGCTGGTCCATGGGCGGCTCCGTGGTCCTCGAATATTGGCGCCGGTTCGGGCCGGACCGGCTGGCCGGACTCGGCTTGGTGGAAAGCGGCCCTTATCCCATGTCCCCCGCACCATGGAACGTGCATAAGTGCCACGGCCACAACGAGGAGGCCATGCGGGTGGACCTGGCCGCCATGCAGGAGGACCGCCGGGGATTCGCGGAACGCTTCGTCAACGCCATGTTCCTGTCGGGCCAAGCCCCGGCACACGCCCTGCGTTGGATGGTCGCCGAACAACTCAAGAGCGATCCGGCTTCAGCCGCCGCCATCTATGAGGACTATGCCCGGCTCGACGCCACGCCCGTGCTGCCCACGGTGACCCTGCCCGCACTGGTGGTCTACGGGCGCTCCCTGCACATGTGCTACGGCCCGTCCACGGGGCGGTACGTGGCAGCCACCCTGCCGGAATCGCGTTTCGCCATCCTGGACAAGAGCGGCCATATGCCGTTTTATGAACAACCCGAGGAATTCAATCGAACCGTGTCCGGATTCATGAACACACTGGACGCCTGA
- a CDS encoding formate dehydrogenase accessory sulfurtransferase FdhD — protein MVAHTSHLRAVPGQSETDRSARPAEARPMQLARPVTIQRFEDGKLTFKDDQIAEEADIRLTVNGHREAVLARTPGDDLNLVAGYLFAQSRVMCPEDIHSIAFSYHGPAQVDVVLDTTTGVRRIYPSPRPVHIAPEMFFLLKDVFERRQSLFKNTGSTHAAALFSEEGELISYGEDVGRHNAFDKAVGRALLEGTLKTATIAMLSSRLALELATKATTANIPILCGFSAATSSAITYAERNNLSLVGRIRGNSFNIYANGWRFR, from the coding sequence ATGGTCGCCCACACTTCGCATCTTCGAGCCGTGCCCGGCCAGTCGGAAACGGACCGTTCCGCCCGACCGGCCGAGGCTCGGCCCATGCAGTTGGCCCGTCCGGTAACCATCCAGCGGTTCGAGGACGGAAAACTGACCTTCAAGGACGACCAGATCGCCGAGGAGGCCGACATCCGGTTGACCGTCAACGGACACCGGGAGGCGGTCCTGGCCCGTACTCCGGGTGATGATCTGAACCTGGTGGCGGGCTATCTGTTCGCGCAGTCCAGGGTCATGTGCCCGGAGGACATCCACAGCATCGCCTTTTCCTACCACGGTCCGGCGCAGGTGGATGTGGTCCTTGATACCACCACGGGGGTGCGGCGCATCTATCCCTCGCCCCGGCCCGTACACATCGCGCCCGAAATGTTCTTCCTGCTGAAGGACGTTTTCGAGCGGCGGCAGAGCCTGTTCAAGAATACCGGGAGCACTCATGCAGCGGCCCTGTTTTCGGAAGAGGGGGAACTGATTTCCTACGGGGAGGATGTGGGACGGCATAACGCCTTTGACAAGGCCGTGGGCCGGGCGTTGCTTGAGGGGACCCTGAAGACGGCGACCATCGCCATGCTTTCCTCGCGTCTGGCTTTGGAGTTGGCCACCAAGGCGACCACGGCCAACATTCCGATCTTATGCGGTTTTTCGGCGGCTACCAGTTCGGCCATCACCTATGCCGAGCGCAACAACCTGAGTCTGGTGGGGCGCATCCGGGGAAATTCGTTCAACATCTACGCCAACGGCTGGCGTTTCCGCTGA